The window GTTCCGCCGCTTCGACTACGTCGACTACTTCCCAAGCTACGAGATCGTGCTCAACTCGCCGCGTACCATCGCCTTCGAGGACGACCAGCTCCACATTGCCCGCGAGATGGTCGCGCATGTGATGACGACCTTCCAGGGCGCCTATCTCGGTGACGCCGCGCAGCCGCAGGCGGCCTGAGCCAACAAGCCGGTCGCCGTGGCCGGCTTACCATGTCAAGATGCGCCGGGCGCCGGAGAGCGGCCCCGGCGCAGGCATGTCCGGCGGCCGTCCGACCGCCCGATCGGCTACCGTCGGGAGGACGAGATGAACGTCGCCAATCTACAGCTCGAAGGCATGCTGCTGGCCTTCACGGCCGTGCTGCGCTCGCTGGTGACTTCGGGCGCACTGACTGATTCACAGCTCAAGGCCGCGCTGACGGAGGCCGAGCAGACCGGGCTGGGCGATCGGCAGCGCTGCGACCAGCTCAGCCCGAGCCAGCGCGACTCGCTCGCCTTCGCTGCCCGCTTCCTGTCGATCGCGACCCGGCCGGAAGGCGGCATGCGGTCGTTCTCTGAGGTGGCACGCGAGGTCGGCCGCACCACCTGAGCTTTCAAGGCAGGTTCTCGCGGAGCACGATCTCGATGCCGGGTCGGGCTGTGCCCTCCGCCGCCGGCCGCCCGGCGCGCAGATTGGCGAAGATCGCAACACAGCTCATCAGCGTCGCCAGCGGCTGCTGGGTGATGACCGCATCCATGGTGCCGTCGACGAGGAGGCCTCGCGTCTCCGGTGTCAGCCCATGGCCGACGAAGACCACATCCTGCCGCCCGGCCTCCTTCAGCGCCCGGGCGATGCCCTCGGGCCCGCCGCCGATATTGTAGATGCCGGCGAGATCCGGATGCTGGCCGAGCAGGGTCTTGGTCTGGCGGTAGTTCTTGGCCTCGTCGTCATGGCCTTCGCGCAGGCCGACGACTTCGATGTCCGGATAAAGCTCCTCGAACAGATGCAGGAAGCCCATCTCGCGCTCCTCATGGGCGCGATAGCTCAGGCTGCCGGCGATCATCGCCACCTTGGCGCGGCGCGGCCCGATGAAGCGGGCGATGAGCTGGCCGGCGGTGCGTCCGGCGGCGCGGTTGTCGAGGCCGACATAGGCGGCGCGGGCGGTGTTGGCGATGTCCGAGATGAGCGTCACGCTGGGCACGCCGCGCTCGGCCAGAAGGTCGACCGCCTCGCGCACGGTCGGGTGCTCCAGCGCCATGAAGGCGACGCCGTCGACTTCGCGGCCGATCCGCCTGAGCTCATGAGCGAGCAGTTCCGGCTTGAAGCTCTCGATATGCTCGACCCGGGCACGCATGTTGAAGGAGGCGAGTTGGTCCTGCGAGCCAACGATCAGCCGGCCGAGTAGGCCGAGGAAGCGGTTGTTTCCGGCCGGCAACAGGAAGCCGAGGCGCAGCGGCCGGAGCGCGCTCGCCGGCAGCGCCCCTTCCATGACGTAGCCGAGCTCGCCCGCGGCCTTCAGCACGCGCTGCACCGTCGCCGGCCTGACGCCTGGACGCTGGTTCAGTACGCGGTCGACCGTCGCCGTCGAGACGCCGGCAAGGCGCGCGACATCCTCGACCCGTGCCATCTGGCGGCGGCGCGGTGCGGACGGCTCAACTTCCTCGGCAAGCTTGGGGATCGGCGCGTTCATCCAATCAAAACCCATCAGAAAATGAGCTTGAAGACCATCAGAAACGATTTCTATGCTGAGCGTCAAGCATTCAAGAGCGATCAAATCGCATCAGCACGTCCAGGGAGGACATCATGACCGGACCGAGCCGCCGCACGCTCATCAAGGGCCTCGCCGCCGCCCCCGCCGCATCGCTGATCGGCATGCCGATGATCGCGCGAGCGGCCGAGATCGAGCTGAAATACGGCAATAACCTGCCGCTCAGCCATCCGCTCAACATCCGCGCCCAGCAGGCGGCCGAGCGCGTCGCCAAGGAGACGAACGGGCGGGTCGAGATCAAGATCTTCCCGAACAACCAGCTCGGCGGCGACACCGACATGCTGAGCCAGGTCCGCAATGGCGGCATCACCTTCTTCACGCCGTCAGCGCTGGTGATCGCGACCCTGGTGCCGGTCGCGGCGATCAATGCGGTCGGCTTCGCCTTCGCCGATTACGACCAGGTCTGGAAGGCGATGGACGGGCCGGTCGGCGCGCATGTCCGGGCCGCGATCGAGAAGGTCAATCTCTATGCCTTCGAGAAGATGTGGGACAATGGCTTTCGCCAGATGACCACCTCGGGCAAGGCGATCGAGCAGGCGGCCGACATGGCCTCGCTCAAGATCCGCGTGCCGGTCTCGCCGCTCTCGATCTCGATGTTCAAGGCGCTCGGCGCGGCGCCTGCCAGCCTGCAGTTCTCCGAGGTCTATTCGGCGCTGCAGACCAAGGTGGTCGATGCGCAGGAGAATCCGCTGCCGATCATCCAGGTCGCCAAGCTCTACGAAGTCCAGAAGAGCTGCGCGGTTTCCAACCATATCTGGGACGGCTTCTGGTTCATCGCCAATGGCCGCGCCTGGCGCGGCCTGCCTGCTGACATCCAGAAGATCGTGGCGTCCGCGATCAACGACGCCGGCGTCGCGCAGCGCGGCGACATCAAGAGCCTCAACGATACCGTGCAGGCCGACCTGCAATCCAAGGGGCTTGCCTTCAACAAAACCAACCCCGACAGCTTCCGGGCCAAGCTCCGCGACGGCGGGTTCTATAGGGAATGGCAGGAGCGCTTCGGCGCCGAGGCCTGGGGCCTGCTCGAGGGAGCGGTCGGCAAGCTCGCCTGAGGCTTGCCGGGATCGGATCTCGAGGACACGCCATGGACGTTCACGCTGCCACCCTGCCGCCGCCGGCCATGCCGGCGACCGGCCTCGGTCGCCTCGCCGACAGGCTCGACCGCGCCGTCGGCGTGGTGGTCGAGCTCGTCGCGGCCGTGCTTGTCCTCGCCGAGATCATAATCCTCGGGGCGGGCGTCACGGCTCGCTACGCCTTCCACGCGCCGCTGGTCTGGTCCGACGAGCTCGCCTCGATCCTGTTCCTCTGGCTCTCCATGCTCGGCGCGGTCGTGGCGCTGCGCCGCGGCGAGCATATGCGCATGACCGGGCTCGTCAGCCGCGTCGGGCCGCAGGCACGCCTCCTGCTCGAGGCGCTCGCCATCACCGCGGCGATCACCTTCCTGGTGATGATCCTGCCGGACGCGCTGGACTATGCCGAGGATGAGCGCTTCATCGTCACGCCGGCGCTGGAGATCGCCAATTCCTGGCGCGCCGCGGCGCTGCCGATCGGTATCGTTCTGATGCTGTTCGCCGCCTTCTGCCGGCTGCTGCGCTTCGGCTCGTGGAAGCCGGTCCTGCAGGCCGCCGGGCTCACGGTGGCCCTCGTCGTCCTGTTCTGGCTGCTCGGCCCGGCGCTGAAGCCGCTCGGCAAGCTCAACCTCGTGATCTTCTTCGTCGGCGTTGTCGCGGCCAACGTCTTCGCCGGGGTGCCGATCGCCTTCTCCTTTGCGCTCGCCACCTTCGGCTATCTCTCGCTGACGACCTCGACGCCGATGGTCGTGATGGTCGGCCGGCTCGACGAGGGCATGAGCCATCTCATCCTGCTCGCCGTGCCGCTGTTCATCTTCCTCGGCGCGCTGATCGAGATGACCGGCATGGCGCGAGCGATGATCCAGTTCCTGGCCTCGCTGCTCGGCCATGTCCGCGGTGGACTGTCCTATGTGCTTGTTGGCGCGATGTACCTGGTTTCCGGCATCTCCGGCTCGAAGATCGCCGACATGGCCGCGATCGCACCCGTGCTGTTCCCGGAGATGCAGAAGCGCGGCGCCAAGCCGGGCGACCTCGTCGCGCTGCTCTCAGCGACGGGCGCGCAGACCGAGACGATCCCGCCCTCGATCGTGCTGATCACCATCGGCTCGGTCACCGGCGTCTCGATCGCGGCTTTGTTCACCGGTGGCATGCTGCCGGCCGTCGTGCTCGGCATCGCGCTCTGCTTCGTCGTCTGGTGGCGCAACCGGGGCGAGGATCTCAGTCAGGTCACCAAATATTCGAAGCGCGAGATCGGCAAGCTCTGCCTGATCGCGGCCCCCGCCATCGCCTTGCCCTTCGTCATCCGCGCCGCCGTCGTCGAGGGCGTTGCCACCGCGACCGAG is drawn from Bosea sp. Tri-49 and contains these coding sequences:
- a CDS encoding LacI family DNA-binding transcriptional regulator, with protein sequence MNAPIPKLAEEVEPSAPRRRQMARVEDVARLAGVSTATVDRVLNQRPGVRPATVQRVLKAAGELGYVMEGALPASALRPLRLGFLLPAGNNRFLGLLGRLIVGSQDQLASFNMRARVEHIESFKPELLAHELRRIGREVDGVAFMALEHPTVREAVDLLAERGVPSVTLISDIANTARAAYVGLDNRAAGRTAGQLIARFIGPRRAKVAMIAGSLSYRAHEEREMGFLHLFEELYPDIEVVGLREGHDDEAKNYRQTKTLLGQHPDLAGIYNIGGGPEGIARALKEAGRQDVVFVGHGLTPETRGLLVDGTMDAVITQQPLATLMSCVAIFANLRAGRPAAEGTARPGIEIVLRENLP
- a CDS encoding TRAP transporter large permease is translated as MDVHAATLPPPAMPATGLGRLADRLDRAVGVVVELVAAVLVLAEIIILGAGVTARYAFHAPLVWSDELASILFLWLSMLGAVVALRRGEHMRMTGLVSRVGPQARLLLEALAITAAITFLVMILPDALDYAEDERFIVTPALEIANSWRAAALPIGIVLMLFAAFCRLLRFGSWKPVLQAAGLTVALVVLFWLLGPALKPLGKLNLVIFFVGVVAANVFAGVPIAFSFALATFGYLSLTTSTPMVVMVGRLDEGMSHLILLAVPLFIFLGALIEMTGMARAMIQFLASLLGHVRGGLSYVLVGAMYLVSGISGSKIADMAAIAPVLFPEMQKRGAKPGDLVALLSATGAQTETIPPSIVLITIGSVTGVSIAALFTGGMLPAVVLGIALCFVVWWRNRGEDLSQVTKYSKREIGKLCLIAAPAIALPFVIRAAVVEGVATATEVSTIGIAYAVLAGILIYRQFDWRRLKRMLVDTASLTGAIIFIIGCATAMAWGLTQSGFSQDLAKIMAAVPGGTWGFLAISIVAFVILGSVLEGIPAIVLFGPLLFPIAKQIGVHEVHYAMVVIFAMGIGLFAPPFGVGYYGACAISKINPDEGLKYIWAYIAALLIGLVIVAAVPWISIGFL
- a CDS encoding TRAP transporter substrate-binding protein; translated protein: MTGPSRRTLIKGLAAAPAASLIGMPMIARAAEIELKYGNNLPLSHPLNIRAQQAAERVAKETNGRVEIKIFPNNQLGGDTDMLSQVRNGGITFFTPSALVIATLVPVAAINAVGFAFADYDQVWKAMDGPVGAHVRAAIEKVNLYAFEKMWDNGFRQMTTSGKAIEQAADMASLKIRVPVSPLSISMFKALGAAPASLQFSEVYSALQTKVVDAQENPLPIIQVAKLYEVQKSCAVSNHIWDGFWFIANGRAWRGLPADIQKIVASAINDAGVAQRGDIKSLNDTVQADLQSKGLAFNKTNPDSFRAKLRDGGFYREWQERFGAEAWGLLEGAVGKLA